In Roseisolibacter agri, a genomic segment contains:
- a CDS encoding Na+/H+ antiporter, with translation MPHFPPIVLAIAFAAIVVAVTALGRRLPVPPPILQVAAGFLVGLVPGMTIPRLEPDIVFFVFLPPVLWAAAFFTSLRDFNANRRPIGLLAIGLVLATSVAVAVAARALFPGMSWAVAIALGAIVSPPDAVAAAAIVSRLPVPRRVIVILEGESLVNDASALILYRSAVAAAVTGVFSWGESIVRFFVDAGVGVAIGILIAWLVLRAIRWSRDVMAETLLTLAAPYVAWVAAETLHVSAVLACVAGGLFLRQHFSNAVAPLSRLQNRSVWDLAIFVLNAAIFLLLGVQCRALLTEVPAGTLGSVVRAGVVIGVVAIVVRLLWVPIATYAPRLLSRRIRRDDPAPAWRPVFLVAWTSMRGIVSMATALALPLVLADGTPFPYRREIVLVTMCVIVLTLVVQGLTLAPLIRAFAFVPEKTHHTEARVARLEAARRGAETLEDLSREPWVDARDVEWLRGELRDRLRLLEHHAGEPEGRRRLRTEMMRAERRMLVRLRNEGAISDEVLRELEQELDFEAVRVGAGDDR, from the coding sequence ATGCCGCACTTCCCACCGATCGTCCTCGCCATCGCGTTCGCCGCGATCGTGGTGGCCGTCACCGCCCTCGGGCGCCGGCTGCCGGTGCCGCCGCCCATCCTGCAGGTCGCCGCCGGCTTCCTCGTGGGGCTGGTGCCGGGGATGACGATCCCGCGGCTCGAGCCGGACATCGTCTTCTTCGTCTTCCTGCCGCCGGTGCTGTGGGCGGCGGCGTTCTTCACGTCGCTGCGCGACTTCAACGCCAACCGGCGGCCCATCGGCCTGCTCGCCATCGGGCTGGTGCTGGCGACATCGGTGGCCGTCGCGGTGGCGGCGCGCGCGCTCTTCCCGGGCATGTCGTGGGCGGTCGCGATCGCGCTCGGCGCCATCGTGTCGCCGCCGGACGCCGTCGCGGCGGCGGCCATCGTGTCGCGGCTGCCGGTGCCGCGCCGCGTGATCGTCATCCTCGAGGGCGAGAGCCTCGTCAACGACGCGTCCGCGCTGATCCTCTATCGCAGCGCGGTCGCCGCGGCCGTCACGGGCGTGTTCAGCTGGGGCGAGTCGATCGTCCGCTTCTTCGTCGATGCGGGCGTGGGCGTGGCGATCGGGATCCTGATCGCGTGGCTCGTGCTGCGCGCGATCCGCTGGTCGCGCGACGTGATGGCCGAGACGCTGCTGACGCTCGCGGCGCCGTACGTGGCGTGGGTGGCGGCGGAGACGCTGCACGTGTCGGCGGTGCTGGCGTGCGTCGCCGGCGGGCTGTTCCTGCGGCAGCACTTCTCCAATGCCGTGGCGCCGCTCTCGCGCCTGCAGAACCGGTCGGTGTGGGACCTCGCGATCTTCGTCCTCAACGCGGCGATCTTCCTGCTGCTCGGCGTGCAGTGCCGCGCGCTGCTGACCGAGGTGCCCGCGGGGACGCTGGGATCGGTGGTGCGGGCGGGCGTCGTCATCGGCGTGGTGGCGATCGTCGTGCGGCTGCTGTGGGTGCCCATCGCCACGTACGCGCCGCGGCTGTTGAGCCGGCGGATCCGGCGCGACGATCCGGCGCCGGCGTGGCGCCCGGTCTTCCTGGTCGCGTGGACGAGCATGCGCGGGATCGTGTCGATGGCGACGGCGCTCGCGCTGCCGCTGGTGCTCGCCGACGGCACGCCGTTCCCGTACCGCCGCGAGATCGTGCTCGTGACGATGTGCGTGATCGTGCTGACGCTGGTGGTGCAGGGCCTGACGCTGGCGCCGCTGATCCGCGCGTTCGCGTTCGTGCCCGAGAAGACGCACCACACCGAGGCGCGCGTCGCGCGGCTGGAGGCGGCGCGGCGCGGCGCGGAGACGCTGGAGGACCTGTCGCGCGAGCCGTGGGTGGACGCGCGCGACGTCGAGTGGCTGCGCGGCGAGCTGCGCGACCGCCTGCGGCTGCTGGAGCACCACGCGGGCGAGCCCGAGGGCCGGCGCCGGCTGCGCACCGAGATGATGCGCGCCGAGCGGCGCATGCTCGTGCGGCTGCGCAACGAGGGGGCGATCTCGGACGAGGTGCTGCGCGAGCTGGAGCAGGAACTCGACTTCGAGGCGGTGCGCGTGGGGGCGGGGGACGACCGCTGA
- a CDS encoding PAS domain-containing protein codes for MTAPRTGAPASPGGAPPSATPDAGDLASVLAAMPSVAVLVAPDAPRYTVAAATDAFCAAARIPRPALAGRSLGDALGDGAIGGDASALRDALAEALRTGAPTARPRVTPVAGPDGVVSWLLVVLDDAPADVPPVAAPSGEAGYRALFEAMDQGFCIVEMLFDGDRPVDYRFVDANAAFAQQTGLVGALGRTARALVPDLEMEWVERYGHVAVTGEAGRFQSGSDAMGRWFDVFAFRVGAPQERRVAILFTDVSAMRQAEAERARLVAAVSAERERLRAIILHMPAPVALLMGPEHRHALVNAAFRRISGGGRDVTGLTVREAFPELDGQGVIERFDRVFATGEPWVGRETHIRYDRDGTGPRDTWFDVRFEPVRDASGAVIGILNFAVDVTEQVLARREVERLLAESERARDDEASARQHADAVLRSIADAFYLVDREWRFTYVNDAAEPLLQTTREALLGRTLWEAFPGVVGSPFEGPYREAMATGRHTSAEAYFPPLGTWFDVQTYAWAGGLMVHFRDIGERKAAEAERERLLQQLGIERARLEEVFRRAPSFAVVYRGPAHVYEFVNEAYYALVGRRALLGRPLDEAIPEAREQGFAALLDRVKETGEPWEGRESPVWLERTPGAPRELRYVDMVFQPLAEADGARTGVLAHGVDITEQVLARREVERLLTESERARAEAEAARREAEAANRAKADFLATMSHELRTPLNAIGGYAELMEMGIRGPVTPQQVEDLRRIQASQLHLLGLVNEVLNYARIETGTVRYQLTDVPLAAVVASVEPLVAPQLAAKGLAFAVALCDPAPVAHADREKVRQVLLNLLSNAVKFTDAPGRVEVACECGDDRVLVHVRDTGIGIAREELERVFEPFVQVNASLTRTAEGTGLGLAISRDLARGMGGDLTARSTPGVGSTFTLALPAAR; via the coding sequence ATGACCGCTCCCCGCACCGGCGCACCGGCCAGTCCTGGCGGCGCGCCGCCGTCCGCCACGCCCGACGCCGGCGACCTGGCATCCGTCCTCGCCGCCATGCCGAGCGTCGCGGTGCTGGTGGCGCCCGACGCGCCGCGCTACACCGTGGCGGCGGCGACCGACGCCTTCTGCGCCGCCGCGCGCATCCCGCGTCCCGCGCTGGCCGGCCGCTCGCTCGGCGACGCGCTGGGCGACGGCGCGATCGGGGGCGACGCGTCGGCGCTGCGCGACGCGCTGGCGGAGGCGCTGCGCACCGGCGCGCCGACGGCGCGGCCGCGCGTCACGCCCGTGGCGGGCCCCGACGGCGTGGTGAGCTGGCTGCTGGTGGTGCTCGACGACGCGCCCGCGGACGTGCCGCCGGTGGCGGCGCCTTCCGGCGAGGCCGGCTACCGCGCGCTCTTCGAGGCGATGGACCAGGGCTTCTGCATCGTCGAGATGCTGTTCGACGGCGACCGGCCGGTGGACTACCGCTTCGTCGACGCCAACGCCGCCTTCGCGCAGCAGACGGGGCTCGTGGGCGCGCTGGGACGCACGGCGCGCGCGCTCGTGCCCGACCTGGAGATGGAGTGGGTGGAGCGCTACGGCCACGTCGCCGTCACGGGCGAGGCGGGGCGCTTCCAGAGCGGCTCCGACGCGATGGGGCGCTGGTTCGACGTCTTCGCCTTCCGCGTGGGCGCGCCGCAGGAGCGCCGCGTCGCGATCCTGTTCACCGACGTCAGCGCGATGCGGCAGGCGGAGGCCGAGCGCGCGCGGCTCGTCGCGGCGGTGAGCGCGGAGCGCGAGCGGCTGCGCGCGATCATCCTGCACATGCCGGCGCCGGTCGCGCTGCTGATGGGACCCGAGCACCGGCACGCGCTCGTGAACGCGGCGTTCCGGCGCATCAGCGGCGGCGGGCGCGACGTCACGGGGCTGACGGTGCGCGAGGCGTTTCCGGAGCTCGACGGGCAGGGCGTGATCGAGCGCTTCGACCGCGTCTTCGCCACCGGCGAGCCGTGGGTCGGACGCGAGACGCACATCCGCTACGACCGCGACGGCACGGGCCCGCGGGACACCTGGTTCGACGTGCGCTTCGAGCCGGTGCGCGACGCGTCGGGCGCCGTGATCGGCATCCTCAACTTCGCGGTCGACGTGACCGAGCAGGTGCTCGCGCGGCGCGAGGTGGAGCGCCTGCTGGCCGAGAGCGAGCGCGCGCGCGACGACGAGGCGTCGGCGCGCCAGCACGCGGACGCGGTGCTGCGGAGCATCGCCGACGCGTTCTACCTGGTGGACCGCGAGTGGCGCTTCACCTACGTCAACGACGCCGCCGAGCCGCTGCTGCAGACGACGCGCGAGGCGCTGCTGGGGCGCACGCTGTGGGAGGCGTTCCCGGGCGTCGTCGGCTCCCCGTTCGAGGGGCCGTACCGCGAGGCGATGGCGACCGGCCGCCACACGTCCGCCGAGGCCTACTTCCCGCCGCTCGGCACCTGGTTCGACGTGCAGACGTACGCGTGGGCGGGCGGGCTGATGGTGCACTTCCGCGACATCGGCGAGCGCAAGGCGGCGGAGGCGGAGCGCGAGCGGCTGCTGCAGCAGCTCGGGATCGAGCGCGCGCGACTCGAGGAGGTGTTCCGCCGCGCGCCGAGCTTCGCGGTCGTGTACCGCGGCCCGGCACACGTCTACGAGTTCGTCAACGAGGCGTACTACGCGCTGGTGGGGCGCCGCGCGCTGCTCGGTCGTCCGCTCGACGAGGCGATCCCGGAGGCGCGCGAGCAGGGGTTCGCCGCGCTGCTCGACCGCGTGAAGGAGACCGGAGAGCCGTGGGAGGGGCGCGAGTCCCCGGTGTGGCTGGAGCGCACGCCGGGCGCGCCGCGCGAGCTGCGCTACGTGGACATGGTGTTCCAGCCGCTGGCCGAGGCGGACGGCGCGCGCACCGGCGTGCTCGCGCACGGCGTCGACATCACGGAGCAGGTGCTGGCGCGCCGCGAGGTGGAGCGGCTGCTGACGGAGAGCGAGCGCGCGCGCGCGGAGGCCGAGGCGGCGCGGCGCGAGGCGGAGGCGGCGAACCGCGCGAAGGCGGACTTCCTGGCGACGATGTCGCACGAGCTGCGCACGCCGCTGAACGCGATCGGGGGCTACGCGGAGCTGATGGAGATGGGGATCCGCGGCCCGGTGACGCCGCAGCAGGTGGAGGACCTGCGGCGCATCCAGGCGAGCCAGCTGCACCTGCTGGGGCTCGTGAACGAGGTGCTGAACTACGCGCGCATCGAGACGGGCACGGTGCGCTACCAGCTGACGGACGTGCCGCTGGCGGCGGTGGTCGCGTCGGTGGAGCCGCTGGTCGCGCCGCAGCTGGCGGCGAAGGGGCTGGCGTTCGCGGTCGCGCTCTGCGATCCGGCACCCGTCGCGCACGCCGACCGCGAGAAGGTGCGACAGGTGCTGCTCAACCTGCTGTCGAACGCGGTCAAGTTCACCGACGCGCCGGGGCGCGTGGAGGTGGCGTGCGAGTGCGGCGACGACCGCGTGCTGGTGCACGTGCGCGACACGGGGATCGGGATCGCGCGCGAGGAGCTGGAGCGCGTGTTCGAGCCGTTCGTGCAGGTGAACGCGAGCCTCACGCGCACCGCGGAGGGCACGGGGCTGGGGCTCGCGATCAGCCGCGACCTGGCGCGCGGCATGGGCGGCGACCTGACGGCGCGGAGCACGCCGGGCGTGGGAAGCACGTTCACGCTCGCGCTGCCGGCGGCGAGGTGA
- a CDS encoding YceI family protein yields the protein MTMRYTSAAAVLAAATLAGCTPTADARPAHEATQATQATQVTTAQTTTHAPVLAAAPAGAVRFTVAATGNTARYRVREQLMGRDLPNDAIGETTQVTGAITVDDRGAIVADQSRFVVTTAGLKSDSDRRDGYVRRRLLETEQFPTVELVPTAVRGFPARMPAAGATAGPVTFELVGNLTVRGVTKPTTWRVTAKQAGGTVTGTATTRFTFTDFGITPPKVPVVLSVADTIGLEYDFTLTREAAAKP from the coding sequence ATGACCATGCGATACACGAGCGCCGCGGCCGTGCTGGCCGCGGCGACGCTGGCCGGCTGCACGCCGACCGCGGACGCCCGCCCGGCGCACGAGGCCACGCAGGCGACGCAGGCGACGCAGGTGACGACGGCGCAGACGACGACCCACGCGCCCGTGCTGGCCGCCGCGCCGGCGGGCGCGGTCCGCTTCACGGTCGCCGCCACGGGCAACACCGCGCGCTACCGCGTGCGCGAGCAGCTGATGGGGCGCGACCTGCCGAACGACGCCATCGGCGAGACGACGCAGGTCACCGGCGCGATCACGGTCGACGACCGCGGCGCCATCGTCGCCGACCAGTCCCGCTTCGTCGTCACGACCGCCGGCCTGAAGAGCGACAGCGACCGCCGCGACGGCTACGTGCGCCGGCGCCTGCTGGAGACCGAGCAGTTCCCGACGGTCGAGCTCGTGCCGACGGCGGTGCGCGGCTTCCCCGCCCGCATGCCCGCCGCCGGCGCGACGGCCGGCCCGGTGACGTTCGAGCTGGTCGGCAACCTCACGGTGCGCGGCGTGACCAAGCCGACGACGTGGCGCGTGACCGCGAAGCAGGCCGGCGGCACGGTCACCGGCACGGCGACCACGCGCTTCACCTTCACGGACTTCGGCATCACGCCGCCGAAGGTGCCGGTGGTGCTCAGCGTCGCGGACACGATCGGGCTGGAGTACGACTTCACGCTGACGCGCGAGGCGGCGGCGAAGCCCTGA
- a CDS encoding murein L,D-transpeptidase catalytic domain-containing protein, whose translation MTRGKQLQHALTAITAALLVGAYVAPGNAEPGPVMAATTALVRGDSVVPSVMTAVRAARTRDAATEAALAALASEVRRTSHPRALEDAFRGYFAYRAAHPEATENPYLYFVDYGLPSSTPRGYVFDMQRLAVVDGPFTVAHGRGSAASADGVPQRFSNRTGSAATSLGLFVAQELYAFRGKSAGQAYRSVGLRLKGVSGDWNDNARARGVVAHGAPYVTAAKAGRSEGCPAVEPGRAERLLPKLANGGMVFLFAPNEEWMARDPWLAAAAAAVGEAIGTT comes from the coding sequence ATGACGCGAGGGAAGCAGCTGCAGCACGCGCTCACGGCGATCACGGCCGCGCTCCTGGTCGGGGCGTACGTCGCGCCGGGGAACGCCGAGCCGGGGCCCGTGATGGCCGCGACGACGGCGCTCGTGCGCGGCGACAGCGTCGTGCCCAGCGTCATGACCGCCGTGCGCGCCGCCCGCACGCGCGACGCGGCGACCGAGGCCGCGCTCGCCGCCCTCGCGTCCGAGGTGCGCCGGACGAGCCACCCGCGTGCGCTCGAGGACGCCTTCCGCGGCTACTTCGCGTACCGCGCCGCGCACCCCGAGGCGACGGAGAACCCGTACCTCTACTTCGTGGACTACGGGCTGCCGAGCTCGACCCCGCGCGGCTACGTGTTCGACATGCAGCGCCTCGCGGTCGTCGACGGTCCCTTCACCGTCGCCCACGGGCGCGGCTCGGCCGCCTCGGCCGACGGGGTGCCGCAGCGCTTCTCCAACCGCACGGGGAGCGCGGCGACGTCGCTGGGGCTGTTCGTCGCCCAGGAGCTCTACGCCTTCCGCGGCAAGTCGGCGGGGCAGGCGTACCGCTCGGTGGGGCTGCGGCTCAAGGGCGTCTCGGGCGACTGGAACGACAACGCGCGGGCGCGCGGCGTGGTGGCGCACGGCGCCCCGTACGTGACCGCCGCCAAGGCGGGCCGCAGCGAGGGGTGCCCGGCCGTCGAGCCCGGCCGCGCGGAGCGCCTGCTCCCCAAGCTCGCCAACGGTGGGATGGTCTTCCTGTTCGCGCCGAACGAGGAGTGGATGGCGCGCGATCCGTGGCTGGCGGCCGCGGCCGCCGCGGTCGGCGAGGCCATCGGCACGACCTGA
- a CDS encoding PAS domain-containing sensor histidine kinase: MTANGGTVIADPGEAVFAAPGEMAARCREIDWAATPLGPVERWSTSLRTTVGLVLSSRQPMFLWWGPKLVQFHNDAYRPSLGTGGRADRALGACGREFWTDIWPVIGPQIEQVMTTGVPVWHEDLYLPIERNGRLEDVWWTYSYSAVRDDDGRIAGTLVVCMETTERVLTERRLKESAATLEERTTAVERALAETALAESHLRDVFSQAPVGVAVLTGPSLVYEIANARYAESMGGGRPLIGVPVRTAFPEVAGQGYFELLDEVLATGTPVSLPESRVLLDRDRDGVVEEYFFDLRFEALRDPAGRPYAVVIIAAEVTEQVRARRRTELLQELTVALSATLSAEQVAAVMLERGLPAFGAAGGGVVLRIDRASDDTPAELQVLQMIGFEVDASVGRSRYPLRPGSPGTDAVLAGRPLLLGDRAAWEARYPGLWPTMEAGGFEAYGAIPLRFEERVIGVLTVYFVGPRTFADEDVALLSAFGEQCAQALERARLYTVAESARDDAERARAAAEEANRAKSAFLATMSHELRTPLNAIGGYAELIELGIRGAVTEEQRADLARIQASQRHLLGLINDVLNYAKLETGAVRYDLEAVPVDEALRAAQELVIPQARAKGLTLTVDAGAPAPRVRADAEKLRQILANLLSNAVKFTPAGGTIALCARAEGDAAGAAVRVRVRDTGIGIPADRLDAIFEPFVQVRSDLTRTAEGTGLGLAISRDLARGMGGDLTAESAPGAGSTFTLTLPAAR, encoded by the coding sequence ATGACCGCCAACGGGGGCACCGTGATCGCCGATCCGGGCGAGGCGGTCTTCGCCGCGCCGGGCGAGATGGCCGCCCGCTGTCGCGAGATCGACTGGGCCGCGACGCCGCTCGGCCCCGTGGAGCGGTGGTCGACGAGCCTGCGCACCACCGTCGGCCTCGTGCTGAGCTCGCGCCAGCCCATGTTCCTCTGGTGGGGCCCCAAGCTCGTCCAGTTCCACAACGACGCCTACCGCCCCAGCCTCGGCACCGGCGGGCGCGCGGACCGCGCGCTGGGCGCGTGCGGACGGGAGTTCTGGACGGACATCTGGCCCGTCATCGGCCCGCAGATCGAGCAGGTCATGACCACCGGCGTCCCCGTGTGGCACGAGGACCTGTACCTCCCCATCGAGCGCAACGGGCGGCTCGAGGACGTGTGGTGGACGTACAGCTACAGCGCCGTGCGCGACGACGACGGTCGCATCGCGGGGACGCTGGTGGTCTGCATGGAGACGACCGAGCGCGTGCTGACCGAGCGGCGCCTGAAGGAGTCCGCGGCGACGCTGGAGGAGCGCACCACCGCGGTCGAGCGCGCGCTCGCCGAGACCGCGCTCGCGGAGAGCCACCTGCGCGACGTCTTCTCGCAGGCGCCGGTGGGCGTGGCCGTGCTCACGGGGCCGTCGCTCGTCTACGAGATCGCCAACGCGCGCTACGCGGAGTCGATGGGCGGCGGGCGCCCGCTGATCGGCGTCCCGGTGCGCACGGCGTTTCCCGAGGTCGCGGGGCAGGGCTACTTCGAGCTGCTCGACGAGGTGCTCGCGACGGGCACGCCCGTATCGCTGCCCGAGAGCCGCGTGCTGCTGGACCGCGACCGCGACGGCGTCGTCGAGGAGTACTTCTTCGACCTGCGCTTCGAGGCGCTGCGCGATCCGGCCGGCCGGCCGTACGCGGTCGTCATCATCGCGGCGGAGGTCACGGAGCAGGTGCGCGCGCGCCGCCGCACGGAGCTGCTGCAGGAGCTGACCGTGGCGCTCTCCGCGACGCTGAGCGCGGAGCAGGTGGCCGCCGTGATGCTGGAGCGCGGGCTCCCTGCCTTCGGCGCGGCGGGCGGCGGCGTCGTGCTGCGCATCGATCGCGCGTCGGACGACACGCCGGCCGAGCTGCAGGTGCTGCAGATGATCGGCTTCGAGGTCGATGCGTCGGTGGGCCGCTCCCGCTATCCGCTGCGTCCCGGGTCGCCCGGCACCGACGCGGTTCTCGCGGGCCGTCCGCTGCTGCTGGGCGACCGCGCGGCGTGGGAGGCGCGCTACCCGGGCCTGTGGCCGACGATGGAGGCGGGCGGCTTCGAGGCGTACGGCGCCATCCCGCTGCGCTTCGAGGAGCGCGTGATCGGCGTGCTGACCGTGTACTTCGTGGGCCCGCGCACCTTCGCCGACGAGGACGTCGCGCTGCTGTCGGCGTTCGGCGAGCAGTGCGCGCAGGCGCTGGAGCGCGCGCGCCTCTACACGGTCGCGGAGTCCGCGCGCGACGACGCCGAGCGGGCGCGCGCCGCGGCGGAGGAGGCGAACCGCGCGAAGAGCGCGTTCCTGGCGACGATGTCGCACGAGCTGCGCACGCCGCTGAACGCGATCGGGGGCTACGCGGAGCTGATCGAGCTGGGGATTCGCGGGGCGGTGACGGAGGAGCAGCGCGCCGACCTCGCGCGCATCCAGGCCAGCCAGCGCCACCTGCTGGGCCTCATCAACGACGTGCTGAACTACGCGAAGCTCGAGACGGGCGCGGTGCGCTACGACCTCGAGGCGGTGCCGGTGGACGAGGCGCTGCGCGCGGCGCAGGAGCTGGTGATCCCGCAGGCGCGCGCGAAGGGGCTGACGCTGACGGTGGACGCCGGCGCGCCGGCGCCGCGCGTGCGGGCCGACGCGGAGAAGCTGCGGCAGATCCTCGCCAACCTGCTCTCGAACGCGGTGAAGTTCACGCCGGCCGGCGGGACCATCGCGCTGTGCGCCCGCGCGGAGGGCGACGCCGCCGGCGCGGCGGTGCGCGTGCGCGTGCGCGACACCGGCATCGGCATCCCGGCGGATCGCCTGGACGCGATCTTCGAGCCCTTCGTGCAGGTCCGCAGCGACCTGACGCGCACCGCGGAGGGCACGGGGCTGGGGCTGGCGATCAGCCGCGACCTGGCGCGCGGGATGGGCGGCGACCTGACGGCGGAGAGCGCGCCGGGGGCGGGGAGCACCTTCACGCTCACGCTGCCGGCGGCTCGGTGA
- a CDS encoding MATE family efflux transporter has protein sequence MQDLTTGSITRHLLKTTSFMLVMMVFQTLYFLIDLYWVGRLGTEAVAGVAIAGNLSFVVLAVGQVLGVGTTTVVSHAVGRRDQPEARHLFNQSMVLSCVAGAAFLVAGLALLGPYTRAMGADPATAAVAAAYLRWFVPAMALQFPLGAMGAALRATGNFRPTMIVSTASVVLNMILAPFLIFGWGTGRAFGVAGAAISSLVAIVVGLAWMATYFRPADAFLHFARAEWRPDVAQWRRMLAIGLPAGFEFAMMALYQVVVYTVARPFGAAAQAGFGIGMRVIQAGFMPVVALGFAVAPVAGQNFGARMADRVRATFKDAALLATVVMALFALLSHVAPEAMVRAFTGDDAVVAVGADYLRIISWNYVASGLIFVAGSTFQAMGNTIPSLVASAVRMSLVIGPALLLSRLPGFRLTWVWYLAMATVYVQLALSLWLLRREFARKLTPGAATPAVGPAAAVEVAGG, from the coding sequence GTGCAGGATCTCACCACGGGCTCCATCACCCGGCACCTGCTGAAGACCACGAGCTTCATGCTCGTGATGATGGTCTTCCAGACGCTGTACTTCCTGATCGACCTGTACTGGGTCGGCCGGCTCGGCACCGAGGCGGTCGCCGGCGTCGCCATCGCCGGCAACCTCTCCTTCGTCGTGCTCGCGGTCGGCCAGGTGCTCGGCGTGGGGACGACGACGGTCGTCTCGCACGCGGTCGGGCGGCGCGACCAGCCCGAGGCGCGGCACCTCTTCAACCAGTCGATGGTGCTGTCGTGCGTCGCCGGCGCGGCGTTCCTGGTGGCGGGGCTCGCGCTGCTCGGGCCGTACACGCGCGCGATGGGCGCCGACCCGGCGACCGCCGCGGTGGCCGCCGCCTACCTGCGCTGGTTCGTTCCCGCGATGGCGCTCCAGTTCCCGCTCGGCGCGATGGGCGCGGCGCTGCGCGCGACCGGCAACTTCCGCCCGACGATGATCGTGTCGACCGCGAGCGTCGTCCTCAACATGATCCTCGCGCCGTTCCTCATCTTCGGCTGGGGGACGGGGCGCGCGTTCGGCGTCGCGGGCGCGGCGATCTCCTCGCTCGTCGCGATCGTCGTCGGGCTGGCGTGGATGGCGACCTACTTCCGCCCGGCCGACGCGTTCCTGCACTTCGCGCGCGCGGAGTGGCGGCCGGACGTCGCGCAGTGGCGCCGCATGCTCGCGATCGGGCTGCCGGCCGGCTTCGAGTTCGCGATGATGGCGCTCTACCAGGTCGTCGTCTACACGGTCGCGCGCCCGTTCGGCGCGGCGGCGCAGGCGGGCTTCGGCATCGGGATGCGCGTGATCCAGGCGGGCTTCATGCCGGTCGTCGCGCTGGGGTTCGCCGTGGCGCCGGTGGCGGGGCAGAACTTCGGCGCACGGATGGCCGACCGCGTGCGCGCCACCTTCAAGGACGCGGCGCTGCTGGCGACCGTGGTGATGGCGCTCTTCGCGCTGCTGTCGCACGTGGCGCCCGAGGCGATGGTGCGCGCCTTCACCGGCGACGACGCGGTGGTCGCCGTCGGCGCCGACTACCTGCGCATCATCTCGTGGAACTACGTCGCGTCGGGGCTGATCTTCGTCGCGGGCAGCACGTTCCAGGCGATGGGCAACACGATCCCGTCGCTGGTGGCGTCGGCGGTGCGCATGTCGCTGGTGATCGGGCCCGCGCTGCTGCTCTCGCGCCTGCCCGGCTTCCGCCTCACGTGGGTCTGGTACCTCGCGATGGCCACGGTCTACGTGCAGCTCGCGCTCAGCCTCTGGCTGCTGCGGCGCGAGTTCGCGCGGAAGCTCACGCCTGGCGCGGCGACGCCGGCGGTCGGTCCCGCCGCGGCGGTGGAGGTCGCGGGCGGCTGA